From the genome of Candidatus Rokuibacteriota bacterium, one region includes:
- a CDS encoding YHS domain-containing protein, giving the protein MAMDPICKMQVDPSKAAGSSTYKGQTYYFCALSCKETFDRNPEKYATK; this is encoded by the coding sequence ATGGCGATGGACCCGATCTGCAAGATGCAGGTGGACCCCTCGAAGGCTGCGGGCTCGTCCACCTACAAGGGGCAGACCTACTACTTCTGCGCGCTCTCCTGCAAGGAGACCTTCGATCGGAACCCCGAGAAGTACGCGACCAAGTAG